CCAATCGGGCAAGAGCGGGCACGAGCCGCGCCGGGAGCGTAAGCTGCTGCTGCACGCCAAAGAAATCGCCGAGCTCTACGAAGAAGTCAAGCGCAACGGCAGCACGATCGTGCCGCTACAGATCTATCTCAAAAAGGGCCGCGCCAAACTGGAGATCTCGGTAGCCAAGGGGAAGAAGAAGTGGGATAAACGCCAGGATATTGCCAAGCGCGACGCGGAACGCGAAATGGCGCGCGCCATGAAGAACCGTGACTAGCCACAGGGAGCCGCATGTCAAACACGCACATCGAAATTGATGGCGAACATCTTAGCCTGCACGCAGTAGTGCAGGTGGCCCACGGCCAGGCGCACGTGCAACTGGCCGCCAACGCCCGCCAAAGGGTGGCCCAGGCACAAGCCTGGGTGGAAGAGATCATCCAGCAGGAAAAGCCGGTATATGGCATCAATACCGGCTTTGGCATCTTTGCCGATAAGCAGATCACCCCCGCGGATGCCCGCGCGCTCAATCGCAATCTGATCCTGAGCCACGCCACAGGCACCGGCGCGGAGCTGCCTGCTGAGGTGGTGCGGGCGGCGATGCTGATCCGCGCCAATACGCTGGCGGCGGGGCACTCCGGGGCGCGGCCGGAGCTGATCGAAACCCTGCTGGCGATGCTAAACCAGGGCGTCACGCCGATCATCCCTGCGCAAGGCTCGCTAGGCTCCTCCGGCGATCTGGCACCGCTGGCGCAACTGGCGCTGGTGCTGAGCACGGATGCCAATGACCGCGAGGAAGACTCGGGCTGGGCCTGGTACCGCGGTGAACGCCTGCGCGGCAAGGCCGCCATGGCCGCGGCGGGCATCCCGCGCCTGGTGCTGGGCCCGAAGGAAGGCTTGGCCGTCACCAACGGCGCCACCTTCTCCGCAGCGCTGGGCGCGCTGACGGTGGCGCTGGCCGGAACCCTGCTGGCCGGCGCCTCACTCAGCGCGGCAATGTCGCTGGAAGCGATGCAAGGCGCCCGCGCCGCGCTGGATGCGCGCCTGCACGCCGCCCGCAAACAACCCGGCCAGATGGCGGTCGCCGAACAACTGCGCACGCTGACTGCTGGCAGCACCCTGCTGGATACCGCCGGCCGCGTACAGGACGTGTATTCGCTGCGCTGCGCGCCGCAAGTACAGGGGCCAGCCTACGAGGCCCTCGAATACGTGCGCACCGTGATCCTGCGCGAGATCAACGCCGCCACAGACAACCCGCTCTTGTTCGCCAGCCAGGCTGGTGCGGGAGCCGATAGCATTTCGGGCGGCAACTTCCACGGGGAACCGGTGGGCATGGCGCTCGATTTCCTAAAGATCGCGCT
The DNA window shown above is from Anaerolineales bacterium and carries:
- the smpB gene encoding SsrA-binding protein SmpB, with protein sequence MAEKVVARNRKASHDFFLQEKYEAGLALLGSEIKSIRAGQVSLKEAYVRTNGREAFLVNAHIAPYSQSGKSGHEPRRERKLLLHAKEIAELYEEVKRNGSTIVPLQIYLKKGRAKLEISVAKGKKKWDKRQDIAKRDAEREMARAMKNRD
- a CDS encoding histidine ammonia-lyase; translated protein: MSNTHIEIDGEHLSLHAVVQVAHGQAHVQLAANARQRVAQAQAWVEEIIQQEKPVYGINTGFGIFADKQITPADARALNRNLILSHATGTGAELPAEVVRAAMLIRANTLAAGHSGARPELIETLLAMLNQGVTPIIPAQGSLGSSGDLAPLAQLALVLSTDANDREEDSGWAWYRGERLRGKAAMAAAGIPRLVLGPKEGLAVTNGATFSAALGALTVALAGTLLAGASLSAAMSLEAMQGARAALDARLHAARKQPGQMAVAEQLRTLTAGSTLLDTAGRVQDVYSLRCAPQVQGPAYEALEYVRTVILREINAATDNPLLFASQAGAGADSISGGNFHGEPVGMALDFLKIALSEIAAVSERRSFLLLDSKMSGGLPAMLVATPEAAGLNSGMMMLQYTAASLVLENQTLAAPDSVRSLPTSAGQEDHNANAMTAARHGWQIAHNCAHVLAIELTLAARALELRLQAHPRLQAGHGTAAALAAIRQRVPFEAGDALWAPGVEMVKAMLLAGELTAG